The following proteins are co-located in the Gloeocapsa sp. PCC 7428 genome:
- a CDS encoding methyl-accepting chemotaxis protein, whose translation MLDHRLEESVDNSRTSEISASSSLDSEALAVDLRTSKPTSPQPLQPKSKNAFSWLRRGWDNLTFRTKLTLLLVGSAAIPVLVVTQGLITLNRDRAIEDLKQTLQQQGRTFANEYVLWTQVDTETQAENLANILQATGIDLNNSAQVAARREFIEDYLVINENKENPELTKNFKIITDAQGRTVAQNIFVIDDNFTNPPLLPTSNQQINSPKYRKLSLPTGISLTDIPIVQNALKTGQPLAGIELVKSQSLQKLGLDKQANIGLRQQPNRNLPEEKTPFPEGTYEIDGGKAGLLTMAVHPIKANNRVVGAVVIGTLLNRNYGLVDKFSQNYNVPTATVFAKDWRVVTNVPYTDNKTRAIGTRVARGVAEKVLNQGEEFIGETSIVGRQYLAFYTPLYDHQQVLNPEQAKPVGIAYVGESFLEAENQLANQQLIAYSMGGGILFIVGLISIPIANSFARPMRKLSGFAQQVASGEAGFDLDVDSDRQDELGVLSREMNIMAQNIAANLEARRQEAERAKILKDITVSLSQALGTQNTLDTAAQEIRLALKADRVVVYSFDEKWQGTVTSEAIINGFPQALGAKIADPCFADRYVDKYRRGRVQATENIYAAGLTECHIKQLEQFAVKANLVAPIITNGKLIGLLIAHQCSAPRAWQQVEIDLFSQLATQVGFALDRVNLLEQQKAAKEQLQRRALELLMEVDPLTQGDLTIRASVTEDEIGTIADSYNATISSLRQIVTQVQEAAQQVAITTTTKESSVAELSQEASRQAAEITSALARIQQMANSIRAVAASAEQAEAAVQQASQTVAEGDTAMNRTVDGILAIRETVAQTSKKVKRLGESSQKISKVVNLISTFADQTNLLALNAAIEAANAGEQGRGFAVVAERVRALARQSTEATAEIEKLVTGIQTETNEVVAAMEAGTEQVVAGTRLVDETRQSLNKISDVSNQINELVKAIATVTVEQSQASAEVTQTMSDVAAIAHKTLTEATQVAESFKELLAVAQKLQANASQFKVN comes from the coding sequence ATGTTAGATCATCGCCTTGAAGAATCTGTAGATAATAGTAGAACTAGTGAAATTTCGGCGTCTAGCAGCTTAGACTCTGAAGCACTAGCAGTAGACTTAAGAACATCAAAACCAACTTCTCCCCAACCATTGCAGCCCAAGTCTAAAAACGCCTTTTCGTGGCTGCGTCGTGGTTGGGATAACCTCACTTTTAGAACTAAGCTGACGCTACTTTTAGTTGGTAGTGCGGCAATACCTGTACTTGTGGTGACGCAAGGTTTAATTACCCTGAATCGCGATCGCGCCATAGAAGATTTGAAACAAACTTTGCAGCAACAAGGGCGAACTTTTGCCAATGAGTATGTTCTTTGGACACAAGTCGATACAGAAACGCAAGCGGAAAATTTAGCTAACATCTTACAAGCAACGGGAATTGACCTCAATAATTCGGCGCAAGTAGCAGCGCGACGTGAATTTATAGAAGATTACTTAGTCATTAACGAGAATAAAGAAAATCCTGAGTTAACTAAAAATTTTAAAATTATTACCGATGCGCAAGGTAGAACAGTTGCACAAAATATTTTTGTCATTGATGATAACTTTACCAATCCACCACTTCTACCAACATCAAATCAACAAATAAATTCACCAAAATATCGCAAGCTATCTTTACCTACAGGGATTTCTCTTACTGATATTCCGATTGTCCAAAATGCTCTGAAAACAGGACAACCTCTCGCTGGTATAGAACTAGTTAAAAGTCAATCTCTGCAAAAGCTAGGCTTAGATAAACAAGCAAATATTGGTTTGCGGCAACAACCTAATCGAAACTTGCCTGAAGAAAAAACTCCATTTCCTGAGGGAACGTATGAAATTGATGGTGGAAAGGCAGGTTTGCTAACAATGGCAGTTCACCCCATCAAAGCAAATAATAGAGTCGTTGGCGCGGTTGTTATTGGTACTTTACTTAATCGTAACTATGGTTTAGTCGATAAGTTTTCGCAAAATTATAATGTACCTACAGCAACTGTATTTGCTAAAGATTGGAGGGTCGTCACCAACGTTCCTTACACAGATAATAAAACACGAGCGATTGGTACGCGAGTTGCGCGTGGAGTAGCAGAAAAAGTCCTTAATCAAGGTGAAGAATTTATTGGTGAAACTAGTATTGTTGGTAGACAGTATCTCGCATTTTATACGCCGCTTTACGATCATCAGCAAGTTCTTAATCCTGAACAAGCAAAGCCTGTAGGAATTGCTTATGTTGGCGAATCTTTCTTAGAAGCGGAAAACCAGTTGGCAAACCAACAACTGATTGCCTACAGCATGGGAGGTGGTATACTTTTCATCGTTGGTTTGATTTCGATTCCGATCGCGAATTCGTTTGCGCGTCCGATGCGGAAGTTATCAGGGTTTGCGCAGCAGGTTGCTTCAGGGGAAGCGGGATTTGATTTAGATGTAGATAGCGATCGCCAAGATGAACTCGGCGTTCTTTCGCGCGAAATGAATATCATGGCGCAGAACATCGCCGCCAACTTAGAAGCCCGTCGTCAAGAAGCTGAACGCGCCAAGATTTTAAAAGATATTACTGTTAGCCTCAGCCAAGCGCTTGGCACGCAAAATACATTAGATACCGCAGCACAAGAAATTCGTTTAGCACTTAAAGCCGACCGCGTTGTTGTGTATAGCTTTGATGAAAAATGGCAAGGTACGGTCACTTCAGAAGCGATTATCAATGGTTTTCCGCAAGCTTTGGGGGCTAAAATTGCCGATCCTTGCTTTGCCGATCGCTACGTTGATAAGTATCGTCGAGGGCGCGTGCAAGCGACTGAAAATATCTATGCAGCAGGCTTAACCGAATGTCATATCAAGCAACTCGAACAATTTGCAGTGAAGGCAAACTTGGTTGCGCCAATCATCACCAATGGGAAGTTAATTGGTTTACTCATTGCGCACCAATGCTCTGCACCGCGTGCTTGGCAACAAGTTGAAATTGATTTATTTTCGCAGTTAGCAACTCAAGTTGGATTTGCATTAGACCGCGTTAACCTTCTCGAACAGCAGAAAGCCGCAAAAGAACAGCTACAACGCCGCGCCTTAGAACTTTTGATGGAAGTTGATCCGCTCACGCAAGGGGATCTGACGATTCGGGCGAGTGTCACTGAGGATGAAATCGGAACGATCGCTGACTCATACAACGCAACGATCTCCAGCCTCCGCCAAATCGTTACGCAGGTACAAGAAGCAGCCCAGCAAGTTGCGATAACGACGACGACGAAAGAAAGTTCGGTTGCTGAACTCTCACAAGAAGCGTCGCGCCAAGCCGCAGAAATTACGAGTGCTTTAGCGCGAATTCAACAAATGGCAAACTCAATTCGCGCCGTTGCAGCGAGTGCGGAACAAGCAGAAGCGGCGGTACAACAAGCAAGCCAAACCGTAGCTGAAGGCGACACCGCGATGAACCGCACCGTTGATGGAATTTTGGCGATTCGCGAAACTGTTGCACAAACATCTAAAAAAGTCAAGCGATTGGGTGAATCTTCGCAAAAGATTTCTAAAGTCGTCAACCTGATTAGTACGTTCGCAGACCAAACAAACTTACTCGCACTCAACGCCGCAATTGAAGCTGCAAACGCTGGCGAACAAGGACGTGGATTTGCTGTTGTCGCTGAACGTGTCCGCGCCCTCGCCCGCCAATCGACCGAAGCAACCGCAGAAATTGAAAAGCTGGTGACAGGCATTCAAACGGAAACGAACGAAGTCGTCGCAGCAATGGAAGCTGGTACAGAACAAGTCGTCGCCGGTACGCGGCTTGTCGATGAAACGCGTCAAAGCCTTAACAAAATTTCTGATGTTAGCAACCAAATTAATGAACTCGTCAAAGCGATCGCGACAGTTACAGTCGAGCAAAGCCAAGCCTCCGCAGAAGTGACACAAACCATGTCGGATGTTGCCGCGATCGCTCATAAAACTCTGACTGAAGCAACGCAAGTCGCGGAATCTTTCAAAGAACTCTTAGCCGTTGCACAAAAACTCCAAGCTAACGCTAGTCAATTCAAAGTGAATTAA
- a CDS encoding chemotaxis protein CheW — MISEFLTRGTTPSIATEQTTGVTQQFLRVHLVPDTTAMLAVNQITEVLTIPIAQVVPIPHMPGWVLGVYNWRGEILWIVDLGHLLGLTPLSQQTTYYSTYTAVVIRNAQSEKFTPGNQNTGEKMLGLLVNRVEDLESCNPDIIQSPPQSAVKPELVPFLRGYWLKPTGEITVVLDGNSIIAGMAQN, encoded by the coding sequence ATGATATCGGAGTTTTTGACGAGAGGCACGACACCTAGCATTGCAACTGAACAAACCACAGGTGTCACTCAACAGTTTTTGCGAGTACACCTCGTTCCTGATACAACAGCTATGCTGGCAGTGAATCAGATCACCGAAGTGCTAACGATCCCGATCGCTCAAGTTGTACCGATTCCCCATATGCCAGGTTGGGTGTTAGGTGTTTATAACTGGCGGGGTGAAATTTTGTGGATTGTCGATTTAGGACATTTGTTAGGGCTGACTCCATTGTCACAACAAACAACCTATTATTCGACTTATACCGCTGTCGTTATTCGTAATGCCCAGTCAGAGAAATTTACCCCAGGAAATCAAAATACCGGTGAAAAGATGCTGGGGTTGTTGGTTAATCGTGTAGAAGATCTCGAATCCTGTAACCCAGATATTATTCAATCTCCTCCACAATCAGCAGTTAAACCTGAATTAGTTCCTTTTCTGCGTGGTTATTGGCTCAAACCAACAGGTGAAATCACAGTGGTGCTTGACGGTAACTCAATTATTGCGGGAATGGCTCAAAACTAA
- a CDS encoding methyl-accepting chemotaxis protein gives MVPSSEPHTNTSTTDAPNSSEQGTVVIHNQLPQTEWVTPQQDTDAIAELPPPVEPQVPKPRKSKGISLRYKATALAIALGTLPVLAIGATAYQFAHQAFVKQVIQGQVEKTSLVASKANGFMFERYGDLQTLSSSAIFTDPQLRSQSTLQQKQEILDTYVKNYKVYDSIAVFDLDGNVLFQSQGAALPNQGNQLYFQLVKKNAKSYIDLPTKSPTSEELVIHSAAPIRDRTTGEMIAILRTRMPVKQLANFLLTEGVEDEYHILDAAGEVFIATGDEYHLGREFFEHFPGLTKPLITRKSGSQIVTDLEDNEEEIAAYTPTQSLEGLPDLYWQVVLLKDTSVAFEPLERLEATLILGTGLTALLVGLLAAYLANRATKPILTAADTVERLGEGELNSRIPVKGNDELATLGSNINSMAARLQQLLHTQAAEAERVRQVKDITVNLVQYTQAQDIFETAVTEARQALKVDRVVVYTFDERWQGTVVAESVVAGFPQALGADIDDPCFADKYVEGYQQGRVQATDNIYTAGLTECHINQLEQFAVKANLVAPVLQGGQLLGLLIAHQCSAPRSWQQSEIDLFSQVASQVGFALDRAKLLEQQKTAKEQLQQRALELLQEVDPVSRGDLTIRAKVTADEIGTVADSYNATINSLRQIVATVQNAAAQVANTTSSNEVAVAELSTEALRQAEEIALALEKIRQMSLSIQAVAESAAQAEVAVQQANETVLAGDRAMNRTVDGIEAIRETVAETSAKVRQLGESSQKISKVVSLISSFAEQTSLLSLNAAIEAARAGEEGRGFAVVADEVGSLARQSAEATAEIEKLVAEIQTETNAVVAAMEAGSERVVTGTRLVDETRQNLNKITAVSAQISSLVQAISEASAMQSQASDEVTKTMSDVAAIADRTSNEATQVSAAFKQLLAVADEMQTSVGQFKVN, from the coding sequence ATGGTTCCCTCTTCTGAACCCCATACAAATACCTCTACAACTGATGCTCCGAATTCCTCTGAGCAAGGTACAGTGGTAATTCATAACCAGTTACCGCAAACCGAATGGGTTACGCCTCAACAAGATACAGATGCGATCGCGGAATTACCACCGCCAGTAGAACCGCAAGTTCCCAAGCCGCGTAAGTCAAAGGGAATAAGCTTGCGGTACAAAGCAACCGCACTGGCGATCGCACTGGGTACTTTACCTGTCTTAGCAATTGGGGCGACTGCATATCAGTTTGCGCACCAAGCATTTGTCAAACAGGTGATTCAAGGGCAAGTCGAAAAAACCTCTCTCGTCGCGAGTAAAGCCAATGGCTTTATGTTTGAGCGCTATGGAGATTTACAAACGCTATCAAGTTCAGCAATTTTTACCGATCCGCAATTGCGATCGCAATCAACGCTGCAACAAAAGCAAGAAATTCTCGATACGTATGTCAAAAATTACAAAGTATACGACAGTATCGCTGTCTTTGATCTTGATGGTAATGTCTTATTTCAATCGCAAGGTGCTGCGCTACCAAATCAGGGCAATCAACTCTATTTTCAGTTAGTTAAGAAAAACGCAAAATCCTATATTGATCTTCCCACAAAATCGCCAACATCCGAAGAACTCGTTATTCATTCTGCGGCACCAATTCGCGATCGCACCACAGGCGAAATGATCGCGATTTTGCGTACGCGGATGCCTGTCAAGCAACTTGCCAACTTTCTTTTAACCGAAGGTGTTGAAGATGAATATCATATCCTCGATGCGGCAGGGGAAGTATTTATTGCAACTGGCGACGAGTATCATCTCGGCAGAGAATTTTTTGAACACTTTCCAGGATTAACCAAACCGCTCATTACTAGAAAATCTGGCTCTCAAATTGTCACTGATCTAGAAGATAACGAGGAAGAAATCGCCGCCTATACTCCAACACAATCGCTTGAAGGGCTACCCGATTTGTATTGGCAAGTTGTTCTCCTCAAAGATACCTCTGTGGCGTTTGAGCCCTTGGAACGTTTAGAAGCAACACTCATATTAGGAACCGGACTTACCGCGCTTCTGGTGGGTTTACTGGCTGCGTATCTTGCCAACCGTGCAACTAAACCAATTTTAACCGCAGCCGATACCGTAGAACGCCTTGGGGAAGGAGAACTTAACAGCCGGATTCCCGTTAAAGGCAATGACGAACTTGCCACGCTTGGCAGTAACATCAACTCAATGGCAGCCCGATTACAACAATTGCTACACACGCAAGCCGCCGAAGCCGAACGCGTAAGACAAGTAAAAGATATTACAGTTAATTTGGTCCAGTATACGCAGGCGCAAGATATTTTTGAGACTGCTGTTACCGAAGCTCGTCAGGCTCTCAAGGTAGATAGAGTAGTTGTTTATACTTTTGATGAGCGATGGCAAGGTACAGTGGTTGCGGAATCAGTCGTCGCCGGATTTCCGCAAGCCTTGGGTGCAGATATTGATGACCCGTGCTTTGCAGATAAATATGTCGAAGGGTATCAACAAGGTCGGGTACAAGCCACAGATAATATCTACACAGCAGGTCTTACTGAGTGTCATATCAACCAGCTTGAGCAGTTTGCGGTCAAAGCAAATTTGGTCGCCCCAGTGCTGCAAGGCGGGCAGCTTTTGGGCTTATTAATTGCGCATCAGTGTTCTGCACCGCGATCGTGGCAGCAATCTGAAATTGATTTATTCTCCCAAGTTGCATCGCAAGTCGGCTTTGCTTTAGACCGTGCTAAGTTGCTAGAACAGCAAAAAACCGCTAAAGAACAGCTACAACAACGGGCGCTAGAGTTACTGCAAGAAGTTGACCCCGTTAGTCGCGGCGATCTCACAATCCGCGCTAAAGTCACTGCGGATGAAATTGGCACAGTTGCTGACTCTTACAACGCTACTATCAATAGCTTACGGCAGATCGTTGCTACAGTACAAAACGCAGCGGCGCAAGTTGCTAATACAACGTCAAGTAATGAAGTCGCTGTCGCTGAGTTATCTACGGAAGCATTGCGGCAAGCTGAAGAAATTGCGCTGGCACTCGAAAAAATCCGCCAGATGTCACTATCTATTCAAGCTGTTGCGGAAAGTGCTGCACAAGCTGAAGTTGCGGTACAACAAGCGAATGAAACCGTACTCGCAGGCGATCGCGCGATGAACCGCACGGTTGATGGTATTGAGGCGATTCGCGAAACTGTGGCAGAAACATCCGCTAAAGTACGACAACTCGGTGAATCTTCACAAAAAATTTCTAAGGTAGTCAGTTTAATTAGTTCCTTTGCTGAACAAACAAGCTTGCTATCACTTAATGCAGCGATTGAGGCGGCACGCGCTGGAGAAGAAGGGCGTGGATTTGCTGTCGTTGCCGATGAAGTTGGTTCGCTAGCACGACAATCGGCTGAAGCTACAGCAGAGATTGAAAAGCTTGTCGCAGAAATTCAAACAGAAACCAATGCTGTCGTCGCTGCGATGGAAGCTGGAAGCGAACGCGTTGTTACTGGAACTCGTTTGGTTGACGAAACACGTCAAAATCTCAACAAAATTACAGCTGTCAGCGCTCAAATTAGTTCTTTGGTACAAGCCATTAGCGAAGCATCAGCCATGCAATCGCAAGCTTCTGATGAAGTGACAAAAACAATGTCAGATGTGGCAGCGATCGCCGATCGCACTTCTAATGAAGCAACGCAAGTATCTGCTGCCTTTAAGCAACTACTAGCAGTCGCCGACGAAATGCAAACGAGTGTTGGTCAATTCAAAGTTAATTAG
- a CDS encoding gamma-glutamylcyclotransferase encodes MSFPVRQAAQHPADAMFYYFAYGSCMCPVDLKRSLGEKTHIYVIGPAQLKGYRLGFYSYSALRHSGVLDIIKDKSGVVEGVLYQLPWRLSAHLDEREGVLQNWYRQEIISVSSSDRLYQNVRTYVVVDKLTEELAPNDWYFNVVLRGAVTCGLTEQYCWNLFNHMHQLQQRYTHNQILRSA; translated from the coding sequence ATGAGCTTTCCGGTACGACAAGCAGCGCAGCACCCCGCAGACGCAATGTTTTACTACTTTGCGTACGGTTCTTGTATGTGTCCGGTAGATCTTAAGCGATCGCTCGGTGAAAAAACGCACATTTACGTAATCGGACCCGCCCAGCTAAAAGGATATCGTCTGGGATTTTATTCGTATTCGGCGCTGCGTCATTCGGGAGTTTTAGACATCATTAAAGACAAAAGTGGTGTTGTAGAGGGCGTATTGTATCAATTACCCTGGCGCTTAAGCGCTCATTTAGACGAACGTGAAGGCGTGCTACAAAATTGGTATCGTCAAGAAATTATTAGCGTTTCCAGCAGCGATCGCCTATATCAAAACGTTCGTACTTACGTAGTTGTCGATAAACTAACCGAAGAACTCGCTCCAAACGACTGGTACTTTAACGTTGTGCTGCGTGGTGCAGTGACGTGTGGACTCACCGAGCAATACTGCTGGAATTTATTCAATCATATGCATCAACTACAACAGCGCTACACTCATAATCAGATATTGCGCTCCGCTTGA
- a CDS encoding response regulator translates to MLAETINNTDFVSKLAILKQERFSGKLILKDIQGQEWNIYLFLGRILYATGGNHPVKRWRRNLLTYCPQLDVNALKFPENTDNSSGEISWEYLLLYSAVEQQQTTRDQAAKIIASIVAEVLFDITQATNITGEVKPDNLSVPQLVLLEPGQAIAEAQNAWQNWQKAKLADRSPNRAPIIREPEQLQQQVSPAVFQNLTKLLDGQRSLRDIAAGMKRDVMEVTSSLLPYIQSGLIEFVDIPDAAPPISPPATVVSQPTIASSKALIACVDDSPLVCQSLEKILTTAGYQFVSIQDSLRAIATLLTRKPELIFLDLVMPNTNGYEICSQLRKVSVFRDTPIIILTGNDGIIDRVRAKLVGATDFLSKPVDAQTLLEVTQMHLNKTPQA, encoded by the coding sequence ATGCTTGCTGAAACAATCAATAATACCGATTTTGTCAGTAAACTGGCAATATTAAAGCAAGAAAGATTTAGTGGAAAATTAATACTCAAAGACATTCAAGGTCAAGAGTGGAATATTTACCTATTTCTAGGGCGGATTTTATATGCTACAGGTGGTAATCATCCTGTCAAGCGTTGGCGAAGAAATCTACTGACCTACTGCCCCCAACTTGATGTGAATGCTCTCAAGTTTCCAGAGAATACTGACAATAGTAGTGGTGAGATCTCTTGGGAATATCTTTTGTTGTATTCGGCAGTCGAACAGCAACAAACAACGCGCGATCAAGCAGCAAAAATTATTGCTTCAATTGTGGCAGAAGTGTTATTTGACATCACTCAAGCAACAAATATTACAGGTGAAGTGAAGCCAGATAATCTCTCGGTTCCGCAACTCGTATTGCTCGAACCAGGACAAGCGATCGCCGAAGCCCAAAACGCGTGGCAAAACTGGCAAAAAGCAAAACTCGCAGATCGTTCGCCCAACCGCGCCCCGATCATTCGCGAACCCGAACAGTTACAACAGCAAGTCTCACCAGCAGTCTTTCAAAATTTGACAAAATTATTAGACGGACAGCGATCGCTACGCGATATTGCAGCGGGAATGAAGCGCGATGTGATGGAAGTTACTTCTTCACTTCTACCTTATATTCAATCAGGGTTAATTGAATTTGTTGACATTCCTGATGCCGCACCCCCAATTTCCCCACCTGCAACCGTCGTATCACAACCAACTATCGCTTCCTCAAAAGCTTTAATCGCTTGCGTCGATGATAGTCCGCTAGTCTGTCAAAGTTTAGAAAAGATTTTAACAACCGCAGGCTATCAATTTGTCTCGATTCAAGACTCGTTACGCGCGATCGCGACATTACTGACTCGCAAACCAGAATTAATCTTTTTAGATTTAGTTATGCCGAATACAAATGGCTATGAAATTTGCAGTCAATTACGCAAAGTTTCTGTATTTCGCGATACGCCAATTATTATTCTCACTGGTAACGATGGCATCATTGATCGCGTTCGAGCCAAACTTGTTGGTGCCACAGATTTCTTAAGTAAACCAGTGGATGCCCAAACGTTACTAGAAGTAACACAAATGCACCTCAACAAAACTCCACAGGCGTAA
- a CDS encoding protochlorophyllide reductase, with the protein MEQHHKSTVVITGASSGVGLYAAKAFARRGWHVVMACRNLEKAKDAAESVGIPQDSYTVMHIDLGSLDSVRKFVNDFRASGKSLDALVCNAAIYMPLLKEPQRSPEGYELTMTTNHLGHFLLCNLMLEDLKNSPATDKRVVILGTVTHNPDELGGKIPPRPDLGNLDGFAEGFKAPISMVDGKKFEPVKAYKDSKVCNVLTMRELHRRYHDATEITFTSLYPGCVADTPLFRNHYPLFQKLFPLFQKYITGGYVSQELAGERVAAVVIDPEYKQSGVYWSWGNRQKKDGKPFVQKVSPQASDDTKAERMWDLSEKLVGLA; encoded by the coding sequence ATGGAACAACATCACAAGTCAACAGTTGTCATTACAGGAGCATCGTCAGGAGTTGGTTTATACGCGGCAAAAGCGTTTGCTCGAAGAGGATGGCACGTAGTGATGGCGTGTCGGAATTTGGAGAAGGCAAAAGACGCTGCTGAAAGTGTAGGAATACCACAAGACAGCTACACTGTTATGCATATCGACCTTGGTTCGCTCGATAGCGTTCGGAAGTTTGTAAACGACTTTAGAGCAAGCGGCAAATCGTTAGATGCTTTGGTGTGCAATGCTGCGATTTATATGCCTTTGTTAAAAGAGCCACAGCGCAGCCCAGAAGGTTATGAATTGACGATGACGACGAACCATCTTGGTCATTTTCTGCTGTGCAACCTTATGCTTGAAGATCTCAAGAATTCACCGGCTACGGATAAGCGAGTCGTCATTTTGGGAACTGTGACGCATAATCCTGATGAACTGGGCGGTAAGATTCCCCCGCGCCCTGACTTAGGAAACTTAGATGGTTTTGCTGAAGGCTTCAAAGCCCCAATCTCAATGGTTGATGGTAAGAAATTTGAACCTGTAAAAGCTTACAAAGATAGCAAAGTGTGTAATGTCTTGACGATGCGAGAGTTACATCGACGTTATCACGATGCAACTGAAATTACTTTCACTTCGCTTTATCCAGGTTGTGTTGCTGATACTCCGCTCTTTCGCAATCACTATCCGCTGTTTCAGAAACTTTTCCCTTTGTTTCAAAAGTACATCACCGGAGGGTATGTATCGCAAGAATTGGCTGGTGAGCGCGTCGCAGCGGTAGTCATCGATCCTGAATACAAACAGTCGGGTGTTTATTGGAGTTGGGGTAATCGCCAGAAGAAAGATGGTAAGCCATTTGTGCAAAAGGTTTCTCCCCAGGCGAGTGATGATACAAAAGCTGAGCGGATGTGGGATTTGAGTGAAAAGCTCGTTGGGCTTGCATGA
- a CDS encoding universal stress protein: protein MFDRILVAMDTSAIGKDVFEEALCLAKVSNARLMLLHVLSGEAEGSASVPIFPTMGYYPGVSDRTLELYQQQWQEMERHGLDLLRSYTDQATVAGITTEFNQCAGSPGRTICNTARDWQANLIVIGRRGLSGLSELLLGSVSNYVLHHAPCSVLTVQHRVSTHPEATQQEQIIEKLEVSS from the coding sequence ATGTTCGACCGAATTCTCGTTGCAATGGATACCTCTGCAATTGGTAAAGATGTATTTGAAGAAGCGCTGTGTCTGGCAAAAGTCAGTAATGCGCGATTAATGCTGTTGCACGTTCTATCAGGGGAAGCAGAAGGAAGTGCAAGTGTCCCCATATTTCCCACAATGGGATATTATCCTGGCGTAAGCGATCGCACGTTGGAACTTTATCAACAGCAGTGGCAAGAAATGGAAAGACATGGCTTAGATTTACTGCGATCGTATACAGACCAAGCAACCGTTGCAGGCATCACCACAGAATTTAATCAATGTGCGGGTAGTCCTGGTCGCACGATATGCAATACAGCGCGTGATTGGCAAGCTAACTTGATTGTCATCGGGCGTAGAGGTCTTTCCGGCTTAAGTGAGCTACTTTTGGGTAGTGTGAGCAACTATGTTTTACATCATGCACCTTGCTCGGTATTGACTGTTCAACATCGGGTAAGCACTCACCCTGAAGCAACTCAACAAGAACAAATAATCGAAAAATTAGAAGTTAGTAGTTAG
- a CDS encoding response regulator transcription factor, translating to MSTVLVVDDSITEIEIISSCLRRSGLNVITACDGGDAMNKLSSQKPDAIILDVVLPDKSGFELCRDLKAEASTSKIPVVICSTKGSDMDKFWGKKQGADAYLSKPVDQEELVRTVKQLIQG from the coding sequence ATGAGTACAGTTTTAGTTGTTGATGACTCGATTACTGAGATCGAAATTATCAGTAGCTGTCTGCGTCGTAGCGGCTTAAATGTCATCACAGCTTGTGATGGTGGCGATGCAATGAACAAACTCAGCAGCCAAAAACCAGATGCGATTATTTTAGATGTCGTACTACCTGATAAAAGTGGTTTTGAACTTTGCCGCGATCTCAAAGCCGAAGCAAGCACCAGTAAAATTCCTGTCGTGATCTGCTCAACCAAAGGCAGTGATATGGATAAATTCTGGGGTAAAAAGCAAGGTGCAGACGCGTATCTATCCAAACCTGTCGATCAAGAAGAACTCGTACGTACTGTTAAACAACTAATTCAAGGTTAA